A window from Argopecten irradians isolate NY chromosome 3, Ai_NY, whole genome shotgun sequence encodes these proteins:
- the LOC138317405 gene encoding complement C1q-like protein 4, translating into MHLSVICIFILVCIVTRVSGDKEKYWNHYAKRNKMDNGDYQMDDDGSSGCKLKVECENKRGATGLPGLPGLNGHDGPQGPKGDQGPRGNPGLPGSYRTPVSFCVAMEPNAGPLEGQVLAYSSVLHNQGSGYNSTSGKFTAPEAGVYVFNIVVAAQEGKSAAVQLIRSVADDNQDDEGIVTVWAESLPRWGTSSNTIYLSLDQNQQVYLIARRGLKSYYYAGRYTTFSGHLVAPGN; encoded by the exons ATGCATTTATCAGTTATTTGCATCTTCATCCTCGTGTGTATTGTGACAAGAGTGAGTGGTGACAAAGAGAAATATTGGAACCATTATGCAAAACGAAACAAAATGGATAATGGCGATTACCAGATGGACGATGACGGGTCATCCGGATGTAAGCTGAAGGTAGAGTGTGAAAACAAGAGAGGTGCAACGGGATTACCAGGTTTACCAGGATTAAATGGCCACGACGGACCACAGGGTCCTAAAGGGGACCAAGGACCAAGAGGCAACCCAGGATTACCCG GATCCTATAGAACTCCCGTGTCTTTCTGCGTTGCTATGGAGCCCAACGCAGGTCCTTTAGAGGGTCAAGTGTTGGCATACAGCAGTGTGCTCCACAACCAAGGGTCAGGATACAATTCTACGTCTGGGAAGTTCACAGCTCCAGAGGCCGGCGTTTATGTCTTCAATATTGTTGTAGCTGCACAGGAAGGAAAATCG GCCGCGGTCCAGTTAATCAGATCTGTTGCGGACGATAACCAGGATGACGAAGGGATCGTAACAGTGTGGGCCGAAAGTCTGCCCAGATGGGGTACCTCATCAAACACCATCTACTTATCATTAGACCAGAATCAACAAGTCTATTTAATCGCAAGACGAGGTCTGAAATCATATTACTACGCCGGCAGGTACACAACCTTTAGTGGACATTTGGTGGCGCCtggaaattaa
- the LOC138317407 gene encoding complement C1q subcomponent subunit B-like → MQLPVVFLAAIVSAVTFVNGNKERYSRYHVNSNNDDSTERRFKPKPRIALPEIPVYSGDYDDNDDDVNDNTDETSECKLKVECKHRKGERGERGFPGPRGVRGPRGMTGPPGLVGLHGFPGPKGEAGVPGNCGSTVFFLAVLDTDLGPLNGTMLKYTSVFYNSHSAYESQKGKFTVPESGVYLLNIAVTAQTGKTAAVELFKSGEEEDELVLTVFGTSLPYLSTSSNNIYLSLFEDQVLYLIARRGMQSYFNGRHTVFSGHLIGRAE, encoded by the exons ATGCAGTTACCAGTTGTTTTCCTGGCAGCCATTGTTTCAGCTGTAACCTTTGTTAATGGAAACAAGGAGAGATATTCGAGGTATCATGTCAACAGCAATAACGACGATTCAACCGAGAGAAGATTCAAACCAAAGCCTAGGATAGCATTGCCAGAAATACCTGTGTATAGCGGCGATTACGACGACAACGACGATGACGTAAACGATAATACCGACGAAACGTCTGAGTGTAAACTAAAGGTAGAGTGCAAACACAGGAAAGGTGAACGTGGAGAACGAGGCTTTCCCGGTCCCCGTGGAGTACGGGGACCAAGGGGAATGACTGGCCCTCCAGGACTCGTCGGTCTCCATGGATTTCCTGGACCGAAGGGTGAAGCTGGGGTACCAG GGAACTGTGGTTCCACAGTATTCTTTCTTGCCGTTCTGGACACCGATTTGGGACCTTTGAATGGCACGATGTTGAAGTATACAAGTGTGTTCTACAACAGTCATTCAGCTTATGAAAGTCAAAAAGGGAAATTTACGGTACCGGAAAGCGGTGTTTATCTCTTAAACATTGCTGTGACAGCACAGACAGGAAAAACG GCGGCGGTTGAATTGTTCAAAAGTGGTGAAGAAGAGGACGAATTGGTTTTAACAGTGTTTGGCACGAGTCTGCCCTATCTGAGCACGTCATCAAATAACATCTATCTGTCACTTTTCGAGGACCAGGTGCTTTACCTGATCGCCAGGCGAGGAATGCAATCGTATTTCAATGGTAGACACACCGTATTCAGTGGGCATCTGATCGGTCGCGCAGAATAG